CTTTGCCGGAAGGACTGAGTAGCGCCAGGCTGCGCAGGTCAGGCAGCGATTGTTGCAGTTTGCGCAGTAGCGCCTGCTGTTCGTCGGCACTTTGCGGTTGTTCGACGATCGGTAGCAGGTTCAGTGCAATCTGGGCGTTGAGCGCCATGTTCAGGCTGACTTGCGCGGCCAGGTCGGCGGTGTAGTCGATGGTGTATTGCCGCTGGTGCTTCTGTGTTTCGCGCAGCTGATCCAGCAGCTGCCAGAACAGCAGGGCGAGCAACAACAGCACGAGTGTCGCCAGCGCACCCTTCAAGGATCCGCGCAGGGGCGCGCCGGTCGCAGGATGAGGTGCGCTCACGGACGAAGGCGGAGAGACATTGGACAAACTGTAATCCTGCGGTTTGGCTGGACTGGCGCGACGTGCACTATAAGCCGGACGCCCGGAGGGCGGCTAGCATGCCTTGTGTTGTGGCGAAGTGCCAGCCCCTACCGGCTGGACTGCCATCTGTCATTCAGGTAGCTTTGCCGGTTACGCGGGAGCGTTCCAGCTCCTAGACTCAGACTTTTTCAGCGCTCATGCATTGATACATTATCAATCTGACGACGCGCACAGTCTGGCCAGGCATCGCCTGCGCTCCAATCATTCATCTGTCACTGACCCAAGGTTCTCCATGGCTCAATACGTCTTCACCATGCATCGGCTGGGCAAAGTTGTTCCGCCGAAGCGGGAAATCCTGAAAAATATTTCGCTGTCCTTCTTCCCCGGCGCCAAGATCGGCGTGCTCGGCCTCAACGGTTCGGGTAAGTCCACGCTGTTGAAAATCATGGCGGGCGTCGACACCGAGTTCGAGGGCGAAGCGCGTCCGATGCCGGACCTGAACATCGGCTACCTGCCACAAGAGCCGATCCTGGACCCGACCAAGACCGTGCGTGAAGTAGTCGAGGAAGCGGTCAGCGTGATCAAGAACGCCCAGGCTCGCCTGGACGAGGTCTACGCCGCTTACGCTGATGAAGATGCCGACTTCGACAAACTGGCCGCCGAACAGGCCAAGCTCGAAGCCATCCTGCAAGCCAGCGACGGTCACAACCTGGATCGCCAGCTGGAAGTCGCCGCCGATGCGCTGCGTCTGCCGGCCTGGGATGCCAAGATCGAATTCCTCTCCGGTGGTGAGAAGCGTCGCGTGGCCCTGTGCCGCCTGCTGCTGTCTGCTCCGGACATGCTGCTGCTCGACGAACCGACCAACCACCTGGACGCCGATTCCGTCGCCTGGCTGGAGCACTTCCTGCACGACTTCCCGGGCACCGTAGTCGCGATCACGCACGACCGGTACTTCCTGGACAACGTCGCCGGCTGGATCCTCGAGCTCGACCGCGGCGCCGGTATCCCTTACGAGGGCAACTATTCGGGTTGGCTGGAAGCCAAGTCCGACCGTCTGGCTGCCGAATCCAAGCAGCAGTCGGCTCACGAAAAAGCCATGAAGGAAGAACTGGAGTGGGTGCGCAAAGGCGCCAAGGCCCGCCAGTCCAAATCCAAGGCTCGTCTGCAACGCTTCGAAGAAATGCAGTCGCAGGAATTCCAGAAGCGCAGCGAAACCAACGAGATCTACATCCCGGCCGGTCCACGCCTGGGTGACAAGGTCATCGAGTTCAAGAACGTTTCCAAGGGTTACGGCGATCGCGTGTTGATCGACAACCTGTCGTTCTCCATGCCAAAAGGCGCCATCGTTGGCGTGATCGGCGGTAACGGTGCCGGTAAGTCGACCCTGTTCCGCATGCTGATGGGCAAGGAAACGCCGGATTCGGGCAGCATCGAAGTCGGCGAAACCGTGCAACTGGCGTGCGTCGATCAGAGCCGCGAAGACCTGGACGGCAGCAAGACGGTGTTCCAGCAAATCTCCGACGGTTCCGATCAGATCCGCATCGGCAACTACGAGATCCCGTCGCGCACCTACGTCGGTCGCTTCAACTTCAAGGGCGGCGACCAGCAGAAGTTCGTCAAGGACCTGTCCGGTGGTGAGCGCGGTCGCTTGCACCTGGCCCTGACCTTGAAAGAGGGCGGCAACGTCCTGCTGCTTGACGAACCGTCCAACGACCTCGACGTTGAAACCCTGCGTTCCCTGGAAGAAGCCCTGCTGGACTTCCCGGGCGCCGCCATTGTGATCTCTCACGATCGGTGGTTCCTTGACCGCGTCGCGACGCACATCCTGGCTTACGAAGACGACTCGCAAGCGGTGTTCTTCGAAGGTAACTACACCGAGTACGAAGCCGATCGCAAGAAACGCCTCGGCGAAGCGGCTTCCCAGCCGCATCGTGTACGGCACAAGAAACTGGCCTGATATCGGGCGGCTTGCATGAAAAAACGGAGCCTTCGGGGCTCCGTTTTTTTATGGGTTTCAGTGACACCGCGGCGCGGCCATCGCCAGCAGGCTGGCTCCCACAGGGGATATGTGAGCGGCACAAATCCACTGTGGCAGCTAGCCTGCTAGCGATGACGGCCTGACGATCACTCGATCTCTATGCTCAACACCTCAATCATCAAATCCCCCACCGGCCGCTTCCACACCACTTCATCCCCGACCTGCGCGCCCAACAACGCCCGCCCCAGCGGCGAGCCCCAGTTGATCAGCCCACTCGCCGCATCCGCCTGATCCTCACCCACCAACTGCACACGCTGTTCGTGGCCCTGTTCATCGGCAAACGTTACCCACGCGCCAATCTGGACTTTATCGGTCGAGGAGGCCGGTACGACTAACTGAGCGCTTTGCAGGCGTTGATTGAAATATCGCCAGTCACGTTCCAGATCGGCCTGGCGCTGTTTGTCTGCGAGTTCGCCTTTCGCACTCTGTCCATTGAGCAGGTTTTGCACTTCGGCGACTTTCGCCTGAAGCTGCGCCAGCCCCGCGGGCGTGACGTAATTGGGCTGTGTGCTGACCTGCCGTTCGACCGGCTGATCGGCTTGCGCGGCGGCGTTATCTTCATTGACGAAAGCGCGACTCATGGTTTTCTCCCGTTATAGGGTTTGGGCCATGGTTGCAGGCTTTTAGTTTCGATGGATGTCTGTCCGCGACTCATTGCGAGCGATAGGCACGGGCGGCGTCCTGGTCCTTTTGTTGCTGCCAGGCTTTGTCGCGGTCGTCCCAGTGGTGGCTGCGATAGTCCTCGCGATCCTCGCTTTCGCGCATGGCCTGGCACTGGCGAAAACCGTCGCTCCAGCCTTCGGCGTACTGCTTGTCCTTGAGATAACGCGGGACGTTCTTGCGAAATTCCCCGGTGATTGCCCCGGCAGCTTGCCGGCCACTGCTGCAACCGTCATCGAAACCATCGGCGAACGCCGGTGGATAACCCTTGGCGATCAAATCCTCGTGGGTCGTCTGGCAACCCGCGATCAACATCAACAATCCCAGCACACCTGCGCAACGCCACATCTCCGACTCCCGTGCCGTTGGACGGCCTATGGGTGAAGTCTAGGAGTGGATTCGTGAGGCAGTTGTGAAAGGTGTGTGATTAATCTGTTGGCCACCACACATCCGCTGTGGGATCGAGCCTGCTCGCTCCCACAGGGACGGTGGGGTGTCACGTCAATAGTGATACCACTTCACCTCAAGCATCACTTCGTTCTCGGGCGAGGCGAGGTGGCTGAATTCGCGCTGGGCACTCAGGCGCAGGCCCAGGTTACGCGACAGTTCCCACTGCTGGTTGAGGCTCACACTGCGGCGCACCTCGCCGTTGGTGAAGAAATCGCCCTTGGTTTCCAGGCTGAAGTTGCCCAGTGGGTTTTTCCACAGCAGACCGCTATTGAAACCTGCCGCCGGTGCGATAAAGCCCGCGAAGTCGTTGTTGTGTTCGACACGCACGGTGCCCAGTGCAAAGCCGAGCATGTCTTCACCCAACTGCCAGGTGCCGCCACCACCACCGTTGACGTGGCTGACCAGCGTTTCATCGTCATGCTTGCCTGGCACGCGTTCCAGGCCGCCCGTGACTTGCCACGATAATGGCTTCAACAACTCATTGCGCGGCGTCAGGGAGCGAATGGTCGCCAGGTCCAGTTGCTGGAACTGCCAGTCATTGCCTTCGTACTGGCGCAGTTTCATCTGCAGGATTTCGATCTGCGCACCGAGCGGGAAGCTCTCGGCGTTATCGTTGAGGTCGTGATACGCCATGCGCAGGCCATATTCGCCAAAGGCCTTGTCGCCCCGGGTGCCGATGCCGGCCTGCCAGGTGCGGGATTCATGACCGTCCTCGGGCAGGCCGGGCCTCGGGATGTCCAGCTCAGGGGCGGGGTTCTGGTTGATCGCCCGCAGCAGTTCGAAACTGCGTTGCGCCCTCTCAGGATCGCGTTCCTGACCGTTGGCGCGATAGCGTTCGAGGCGGTAAGACGCATCGATGATCAGCGCCTGACGGTCGCGCGGTTGAGCCTTGAACGCCGGTGTCTGCAATTGCTTTTGGTCGGCGCTGACTTTCAGCACCCACTCCTGTTCTTCGTCAGTCAACGGCTCGGCGCGGCTCAGCAGTTCCCGTTCACGGGACGGACGATACTGAATGGATTCCACCAGCCCGGCTTCTTTCACCGCTTTGACGGTATCGGTCGGAATGGCCGTCAGTGGGAACTGTTCGGTCAGGCGCAGGCTTGGCCGCGCCACCTGCAGCAGCTCAAGCAGGCGATAGGAGCAGTTTTCGTCGAAAAAGAAATAGTCGAACTGGATCTGCTTCAACTCCCAGACGTGCTCGACCATGCGCTCGGTTTCTGGCTGCGTCAGGTTCAGCCGGTACTCCCACAGGTCCCGGTTTTCGAGGCTGCGGTATTCCGAGAGTTTTTCCTGATACGGCACCAGCGCGAACAGCCCCGGATAGCCGCCCATCAAGCCTTTCCAGGCGTAGAGGATGCTGTTGTCCGAACCTTCGATGTAGGCGCCGAAGTTGATCGCGTAACTGAGCAGCGCGGTGTGATCACTCTGCACATCGGCCTGGTCGATGCGCAGCAAGGTATGGCCGAACATCGATGACGGACTGTTCAGGTAAGCCGCCGGGAAAATCATCACCGCGCTATGGGGCGAGACATCCTTGAACCATTGTTTGAACTCAGTGCAATCGAGCGTCGGCAAATCAGTCAGGTTGAGCTGCGCTTTCAACCAGCGGGTGCGCGCCGGGTACACACATTGGGCATGTTGTTCGCCCGCACTGGCCGGGGCGTACAGCGCCTGCACGGTGGCCGCCAGTTCGCGGTCGGGGTGTTCGTTACCGTCGGGTGCGAGAAAGAACTTTTTGTCGCTGACATAGCTGCGCCAGCCGCCCAGCTTGGCGGTTTCGTAATGGCCCAGGGAAATCCAGAAAGGGTCGTTGGCCAGTTGCTGCAAACGTTGATTGTCGACATGTGGCGCGGCGGACAGCGGGGCGCAGACACAGAGCGCCAGCCAGGCAAGGCGTTTGAGCATAGTGAGCAACTTAAGTCGAAAAAAAATAAAGACCCAAGGGGGACAGGTCCAAAAAATAAAACCCGCCCCCCGAAAGGAGCGGGTGGGTCGAGCTTAAGCTTGAGTAGCGTACTTGGCCAGACGCGGATCGTTCTTCAGAACGGCCAGGGTGTTGGTATGCACGTCGTCAGCGGTCACGTCAGCCTTGCTGAAGATCTGCTGGAAGTGCTGGTGAGTCACAGCGGCGAAGTGCGCACGGTCTTCCGGCGCCACGCCCAGTACCACGGCATAGGTCGTCAGCGCTTCGCCGTTACCTTTGGCCATGTCTTCGGACAGCTCGTTCATCATGCCATTCATGGCAAACCAGGATTTGCCGCCATAAGTCAGCGACGCATTAGTCGAGCAACCGTTGGTACCAGAAGTCATACCGAACGTTGCGTTACCGGAAGTGCCGTTGGTGGTGGATGCCAGGAAGTGAGCCGGGGTGCCACGCTGACCTTCGAACAGCATGTTGCCCCAACCGCAATCCGGGCCGCCTGGCGCTTGGGCCATGGCGTTGATGGATACAGCGGTGAAGAGAGTACCGAGAAGAATCCGTTTCATAGCTTTGTTCTCTTTATGTGCATACCAATGGACAAGGGGTCTGGCCCAATCCGGCGCCAGTGGGCCAGTTATTAATCCAGCCGCGCAGTTTGGAGTTTAGGCACGTTCCCGGGGTTCCGTGATTTTTTGCAAAACATTCGTTGAAATCATTGATTTGTCCCCGGCCGGCCTGGAGATGACGGTTTGTCTATGCTTTGCCTGGAGGCGCGCCTTGCAAGTGAGGTATGGGCAGCGCCAGAATGCCGCTATCTGCCCCGCCTGATGTAAGGAAGCCCGATGCCTGATCCTGTTGCTGCCAGCTTGCGTCTAGCGCCTGAAGCGCTGACCCGTCCGTTTTCCGCTGAACAGTTCAGCTTCTCTACCACCAATGATCTGGAGCCCTTTCGCGGTGTGCTTGGCCAGGAACGTGCGGTCGAAGCCTTGCAGTTCGGCGTGGCCATGCCACGCCCCGGTTACAACGTATTTGTCATGGGTGAGCCCGGCACCGGCCGGTTTTCGTTCGTCAAACGCTACCTGAAAGCCGAAGGCAAGCGCCTGCAGACCCCGGCCGACTGGGTCTACGTCAATAATTTCGATGAGCCTCGCGAGCCTCGTGCACTGGAATTGCCATCGGGCACTGCTGGCGCCTTCATCGGTGACATCAACGGCTTGATCGACAACCTGCTGGCGACTTTTCCGGCAGTGTTCGAGCACCCGTCCTACCAGCAGAAAAAAAGCGCCATCGACCGCGCCTTCAACCAGCGCTACGACAAGGCACTGGACGTGATCGAGCGCCTGGCGCTGGAGAAGGAGGTCGCGCTTTACCGCGACGCCAGCAACATCGCGTTCACGCCCATGAGCGAAGGCAAGGCCCTGGACGAAGCGGAATTCGCCCAGTTGCCGGAAGCCGATCGCGAGCGTTTCCACGACGATATTTCCGGTCTGGAGGAGCGACTGAACGAAGAGCTCGCCAGCCTGCCGCAATGGAAGCGCGAGTCGAGCAATCAGCTGCGCCACCTCAACGAAGAAACCATCACGTTGGCCTTGCAGCCGTTGCTGTCGCCGTTGTCGGAGAAATACGCCGAGAACGCCGCCGTTTGCGGTTACCTGCAAGCCATGCAGGTCTACCTGCTCAAGACCGTGGTCGAGCAACTGGTGGACGACAGCAAGACCGACGCCGTCGCCCGCAAATTGCTGGAAGAGCAATACGCCCCGAGCCTGGTGGTCGGTCATTCGTCCAGCGGCGGTGCGCCGGTGGTCTTCGAGCCGCACCCGACTTACGAAAACCTGTTTGGCCGCATTGAATACAGCACCGATCAGGGCGCGATGTACACGACCTATCGGCAACTGCGGCCGGGCGCATTGCACCGGGCCAACGGCGGTTTTCTGATCCTTGAAGCGGAAAAAATGCTCAGCGAGCCGTTCGTGTGGGATGCGCTCAAGCGCGCCCTGCAATCGCGCAAGCTGAAAATGGAGTCGCCGCTTGGTGAGCTGGGCCGCCTGGCCACCGTGACCCTGACGCCGCAACACATTCCGTTGCAGGTCAAAGTCGTCATCATCGGTGCGCGTCAGCTGTATTACACGCTGCAAGACCTCGATCCGGACTTCCAGGAGATGTTCCGCGTCCTGGTGGATTTCGACGAAGACATCCCGATGGTCGACGAAAGCCTGGAGCAGTTCGCCCAGTTGCTCAAAACCCGCACCTCGGAAGAAGGCATGGCGCCGCTGACGGCCGATGCCGTGGCGCGCCTGGCGACTTACAGCGCGCGCCTGGCCGAACACCAGGGGCGTTTGTCGGCGCGCATCGGTGATCTGTTCCAGCTGGTCAGCGAGGCGGACTTCATTCGTCACCTGGCGGGGGACGAGATGACCGATGCCGGGCATATCGAACGGGCGCTAAAGGCCAAGGCCACCCGTACCGGGCGGGTCTCTGCGCGGATTCTCGATGACATGCTCGCCGGGATCATCCTGATCGACACGGACGGCGCCGCCGTCGGCAAGTGCAACGGGCTGACCGTGCTGGAAGTCGGCGACTCGGCGTTCGGTGTGCCGGCGCGGATTTCCGCCACGGTCTACCCGGGCGGCAGCGGCATCGTCGACATCGAGCGCGAGGTCAACCTCGGCCAGCCGATCCACTCCAAGGGTGTGATGATCCTCACCGGGTATCTGGGCAGTCGTTACGCCCAGGAATTCCCGCTGGCGATTTCCGCGAGTATCGCGCTGGAGCAGTCCTACGGTTACGTCGATGGCGACAGTGCGTCGCTGGGCGAGGCGTGCACGCTGATTTCGGCCCTGTCGAAAACGCCGCTCAAGCAATGCTTTGCGATCACCGGCTCGATCAACCAGTTCGGTGAAGTGCAGGCGGTGGGCGGGGTCAACGAGAAGATCGAAGGCTTCTTCCGACTCTGCGAAGCCCGTGGGCTGACCGGTGAGCAGGGGGCGATCATTCCTCACGCCAACGTCGCCACGCTGATGCTCGACGAGAAGGTGCTCTCGGCGGTGCGTGCGGGGCAGTTCCATGTCTACGCCGTACGCCAGGCTGACGAGGCGTTGAGCCTGTTGGTCGGAGAGCCGGCCGGTGCGCCGGATGCCGATGGCCAGTTCCCCGAAGGCAGCGTTAACGCACGGGTGGTGGAACGCTTGCGCGTGATCGCGGAAATGATCAGCGAAGAAGACCTCAAGGAAGCCGAGAAAGAAGCGGCGCTGGAAGCCCTGGTGGAAGCCAAACCGGCCTGACCGATCTGAGGATCACCCCGATCCACAGTGGGAGTGAGCCTGCCCGCGATGTGGCACTTTCATCCAACACATGTGTTGGCTGAAAGTTCGCTATCGCGGGCAGGCTCACTCCCACATTTGTGATGTGTCCACTTCAAGAAAGTGCCATCACTCTGACGTCAATATTCACACAATGACCATTCGGCGCCTTCTGGTCTGACTTGACGTGCTAGTCAGACTTTTCTTCTATTCTCAGCTCAAGGATATCGACAGTAATCACTGGATCGAGACAGCCTTCCCGTGGGGGCTGAACACCGGATCTACCGAGGGTCGCCGCCATGTCGCGCAACCTCTGCCTCACCCGTCAATGCCTGGGCCTTGTGACCCGTATCGAGTGTGCCATCCGTCCGTTGGCGGGGGATACGGGCATGTGGACCTTGCTCTTCGCCGCCGGAATGGCCGGCGAACAACCTTCCGCCATCAAGGCGCAGGGACCGTTTCATGGGCCTTTCGTGGCGGAGTCCATCCTCGACACGATTGTTGAAAGCCTGACGCTGCATGGCTACGAACTGGCCGATGACCCACAAATCTGGTGCCTGCACCTGCAAGCCCAGCTGCGGGAAATCAACGGGGGCCGTTGCCGCAACCTCAATGGCTGAGTTCGGCGCGGCCACTGAAACCGGTTATTGATCAAGGTGGCTCAAATCCGCCTTGGCCAGTTTGACCTCGAAACCATATTGCACCGTGGTGAGGTCGGTTCGCTGATAGGTTTCCAGACGTGTTGGCTGGCCATAGAAGTAATGCACGGCAAATAGCGCCGGGCCTTCTGCGCTCGCGTCGTGAGTGACCGAAAGGATTTCTTTCAGATAGTTTCCAGAGTCGTCCTTGGCGAAAAAACGCCACTCCTGGGCAGGAAACAGCTTCAAATCAACCACCAAGGCATTGCCTTTGAGTTCCAGGCCTTTGGGCAACGTATGGGCGTCGAGCGTTTGTTTGGCCACCGTCGCCAGAAACAGCGGCATGGAGCCCACTGCATAGGCCGGTGTTTCCGGAAACAGGTTCAAGTCATAGGTGATGGCGCCACGTAGCGGATCGACCTCGTAAGCCTCAAGCGGCAGCTCGATCGGCCCATCGCGCTTGCCACTCCCATCCTCCGTAAAGAACGTGACCGGGCTATCGCCAGCGCTGAACGATGTACCGAGCATCTCGTCATTGAAGCTTCTGGGGTGGTCGAACTCGATGCGTGCGGCGCTGGGGTCATCCACCGACTGACTGACGATGATGCCCTTCTTCAGCTGTTCCTCACTCAATGTCGCGCCCTTGAGCCAGGTCGGGGCCTGATCGTCATACGCCACCACCGGTAGGGTCAGTGGCTGGATGGTTTTTGCCGTGGTGTGTGAGTCAAAGCGGCGCACCGGCAGGTTCAGGTCCTTGTGGGTCACCGTGACGGCCGAGAAATCCAGAACGCTCACTTCAACGGTTTCGACCGGACCGTTGAAATACACTTTGGTGTAATGATTCTTCTGCTGCGCCTCGAAGGTGCGCTGTTCTTCGTCGATCTGCTTTTCGAAAGTCTCGCTCCAGGCTTTCTGCTGCTGAATTTTCGCCAGTTGTTTTTGATAGAAGGCAATTTGCGCAGCGGTTTCGTTGATCGAACCCGATCGCGAGAGGAATTGCCCGGTGGTGTCCCTGGCCTGGACGATCAGCGGATTCAACGGTGTTTCGCTGACTTCAGGGGCCAGTGGTGCGCTGTTGTTGAAGTCGATTTCGGCGTAGTTGTTGCCCAGTTTCAGCAAGGTGACGCTGAGGTTGTCGTTGGTGCGGGTCTGGGCAACGTCTTTTTTCGTCAGGTCGAAGGTGTAGAGCCGGCGCGGGGCGATGACCTCGACCTTGCCTTGCAGGCTCACCGGTTGAGGCTGGTTCTTGTTGTCCATGTCCAGACCGTCGATGAACGGATAGGTCACCGTCAGATCATCCGGGTTGGTCAGGTTGGAACTGGAGGGGCTCAGTTGAATGCCGGGATCGGTTTCCGACCATTCCGGCTGGAACGCGATGACGCGCTTGTTGCTCAAGGTCACCGATTGCCATTCCAGGCCATGGGGAAAGAGAAACGCTGCCGGAATGTTGAAGTTGAAAGGGAACACCGGTTGCAGGTCGGTCAGGTAGTCGGAACTGGAATCCTTGTGCAGCACGAACAGGCCGTTGATGTAGGTGTCGACCAAAGCCTGAGGCGTGGGGTAGTGCTTGAGCACGGCGAGAACGTCTTCGCCGTATTCGGTTTCCACGGGTTTGCTGTCGAGCTTGAGTTGCGCACGCTCGAGCAACAGCAGTGAACCGCCGAGTTCGGCAACGGCATCCCTGAGCTTTGGATCCTCAATCGCATCCAGAGACTTCTCGAACTGCGCGGTCTTTTCCTCGAGGCTAGTCTGGCGCTTCTCATCGCTGGGTGAGCAGCCGCCCAGCAGCAGAGCCAGGCAAATGCCGGCACTCGTTATTGGCAATCGCACATCCATTTCCAGTCTTCCTGTCCGATGTCGCTGAGCTGTCAATAGTCTGGACACTAGCAGAAAAACTTTGTGGCACACGCGCAGGTCGCGGATTTGCCGAAGGTTTCTGGCTGCTTCAGGGTATAGACAGGGGGCTGGTATACTTGCGGCCATTTTCAACATCACGTGTGAGATTCAATGGAACGCTTTATCGAAAATGCAATGTATGCCTCCCGCTGGCTGCTGGCACCGATCTACTTCGGTCTGTCCCTTGGGCTACTGGCACTGGCGCTGAAATTCTTCCAGGAAGTTTTCCACGTCATTCCCAACGTATTCTCGATGGCCGAGTCGGACCTGATCCTGGTGCTGCTGTCGCTGATCGACATGGCACTGGTGGGTGGCTTGCTGGTGATGGTGATGATCTCCGGTTACGAGAACTTCGTTTCCCAGCTGGACATCGACGACAGCAAGGAAAAGCTCAACTGGCTGGGCACCATGGATTCGTCTTCGCTGAAGATGAAAGTGGCGGCCTCCATCGTGGCGATTTCGTCGATCCACCTGCTGCGGATCTTCATGGACGCCAAGAACGTCGATCCCGAGCATTTGAAGTGGTACGTGATTATTCACATGACGTTCGTCGTGTCGGCGTTTGCCATGGGTTATCTGGATAAGCTGACCAAGCACTGACGCTCACAAAGCCCTGTAGGAGCGAGGCTTGCCCGCGAAGGGGCCGTGTCAGTCGATACAGTTGTTGCCCGTCACACCGCCTTCGCGGGCAAGCCTCGCTCCTACAGTCAGGTGCAAACAGACGGGCGGTGTCGTTTGTGGCTTGTACTTTGAGGTGCCGAAGCCTATGCATGTATTGATATTGGCTTGACACCGTATGAGGTGCATTCATGAACCTTGTTGAATTACGTGCATATGCCATCGCAGGGAAAGTCGATGAGCTGAACCTGATTTCTATGGAAGGCGGGATCTACCTGCTGGAGGCGCGCATGCATGGGGCGGCGTATCCGCTAAGTGATGCCCACGACCATATGCTCCACCTGCGTTCGGTGGAGCATGCGCGTCAAGTGCTGCACCGACTCCCCACCTTGCCTTTCAACCTTGTGCACACGTCGGTCCATGATGAAATGTGCGGACTCGGCGCCAATGCAGAAGAGGGCCTGAAGGTGCCGATCGCCTTCAGTTCTCGCTGGTAGCAATGACCCCCTGATCAGCGCAACGGCATCTGTGCTAGTCTGCTGGCCCTTTTGGTTCCGGGCGCTCCGGGACGCGCTGTGCACGCACGGCAAGTTCCCGGGCCGTCCGCACAGCGGAGCAGTGTCATGTCCGAAGTAAATCTGTCCACCGACGAAACCCGCGTCAGCTACGGCATTGGCCGTCAGCTGGGCGACCAACTGCGCGACAACCCGCCACCGGGCGTTAACCTGGACGCGATCCTGGCTGGCCTGACCGACGCGTTCGCCGGTAAGCCTAGCCGTGTCGGTCAGGAAGAAATGTCCGCCAGCTTCAAGGTGATCCGCGAAATCATGCAGGCCGAAGCAGCTGCAAAAGCCGAAGCGGCTGCTGGCGAAGGCCTGGCTTTCCTGGCTGAAAACGCCAAGCGTGACGGCATCACCACCTTGGCCTCGGGCCTGCAATTCGAAGTGCTGACTCAAGGTGAAGGCGCCAAGCCAACCCGTGAAGATCAAGTGCGCACTCACTACCACGGCACCCTGATCGACGGCACTGTGTTCGACAGCTCCTACGATCGTGGCCAGCCTGCAGAATTCCCGGTTGGCGGCGTGATCGCTGGCTGGACCGAAGCCCTGCAACTGATGAATGCCGGTAGCAAATGGCGCCTGTACGTGCCGAGCGAACTGGCTTACGGCGCTCAAGGCGTTGGCAGCATTCCGCCGCACAGCGTTCTGGTATTCGACGTCGAACTGCTCGACGTTCTGTAAGCTTTTGATTCTGTAGGAGTGAAGCTTGCTCGCGAATGCATCACCTCGGTTCAAGTCAGAACCGAGTTGTCAGGTTCGCGGGCAAGCCTCGCTCCTACGGGGTTTAGTGCTACTCATACTTCGATCTTGTGGTTCAGATCGCTCGTCGGGCGCAACGCCCTGGCGTAGCAGAACAGAAACAGATTGCGCACCAGTTCCTTGAGCACCACCGGCTCGCAGGAACTCAAGCCGTTGACGTCCAGATCACCCTGATCCTGCAGCTCGTTCAAGGCTTCTTCTTCAAGTACTGCACAGAC
This region of Pseudomonas mandelii genomic DNA includes:
- the ettA gene encoding energy-dependent translational throttle protein EttA — encoded protein: MAQYVFTMHRLGKVVPPKREILKNISLSFFPGAKIGVLGLNGSGKSTLLKIMAGVDTEFEGEARPMPDLNIGYLPQEPILDPTKTVREVVEEAVSVIKNAQARLDEVYAAYADEDADFDKLAAEQAKLEAILQASDGHNLDRQLEVAADALRLPAWDAKIEFLSGGEKRRVALCRLLLSAPDMLLLDEPTNHLDADSVAWLEHFLHDFPGTVVAITHDRYFLDNVAGWILELDRGAGIPYEGNYSGWLEAKSDRLAAESKQQSAHEKAMKEELEWVRKGAKARQSKSKARLQRFEEMQSQEFQKRSETNEIYIPAGPRLGDKVIEFKNVSKGYGDRVLIDNLSFSMPKGAIVGVIGGNGAGKSTLFRMLMGKETPDSGSIEVGETVQLACVDQSREDLDGSKTVFQQISDGSDQIRIGNYEIPSRTYVGRFNFKGGDQQKFVKDLSGGERGRLHLALTLKEGGNVLLLDEPSNDLDVETLRSLEEALLDFPGAAIVISHDRWFLDRVATHILAYEDDSQAVFFEGNYTEYEADRKKRLGEAASQPHRVRHKKLA
- a CDS encoding GreA/GreB family elongation factor, whose product is MSRAFVNEDNAAAQADQPVERQVSTQPNYVTPAGLAQLQAKVAEVQNLLNGQSAKGELADKQRQADLERDWRYFNQRLQSAQLVVPASSTDKVQIGAWVTFADEQGHEQRVQLVGEDQADAASGLINWGSPLGRALLGAQVGDEVVWKRPVGDLMIEVLSIEIE
- a CDS encoding Lnb N-terminal periplasmic domain-containing protein; the encoded protein is MLKRLAWLALCVCAPLSAAPHVDNQRLQQLANDPFWISLGHYETAKLGGWRSYVSDKKFFLAPDGNEHPDRELAATVQALYAPASAGEQHAQCVYPARTRWLKAQLNLTDLPTLDCTEFKQWFKDVSPHSAVMIFPAAYLNSPSSMFGHTLLRIDQADVQSDHTALLSYAINFGAYIEGSDNSILYAWKGLMGGYPGLFALVPYQEKLSEYRSLENRDLWEYRLNLTQPETERMVEHVWELKQIQFDYFFFDENCSYRLLELLQVARPSLRLTEQFPLTAIPTDTVKAVKEAGLVESIQYRPSRERELLSRAEPLTDEEQEWVLKVSADQKQLQTPAFKAQPRDRQALIIDASYRLERYRANGQERDPERAQRSFELLRAINQNPAPELDIPRPGLPEDGHESRTWQAGIGTRGDKAFGEYGLRMAYHDLNDNAESFPLGAQIEILQMKLRQYEGNDWQFQQLDLATIRSLTPRNELLKPLSWQVTGGLERVPGKHDDETLVSHVNGGGGGTWQLGEDMLGFALGTVRVEHNNDFAGFIAPAAGFNSGLLWKNPLGNFSLETKGDFFTNGEVRRSVSLNQQWELSRNLGLRLSAQREFSHLASPENEVMLEVKWYHY
- a CDS encoding DUF3015 domain-containing protein, with protein sequence MKRILLGTLFTAVSINAMAQAPGGPDCGWGNMLFEGQRGTPAHFLASTTNGTSGNATFGMTSGTNGCSTNASLTYGGKSWFAMNGMMNELSEDMAKGNGEALTTYAVVLGVAPEDRAHFAAVTHQHFQQIFSKADVTADDVHTNTLAVLKNDPRLAKYATQA
- a CDS encoding Lon protease family protein: MPDPVAASLRLAPEALTRPFSAEQFSFSTTNDLEPFRGVLGQERAVEALQFGVAMPRPGYNVFVMGEPGTGRFSFVKRYLKAEGKRLQTPADWVYVNNFDEPREPRALELPSGTAGAFIGDINGLIDNLLATFPAVFEHPSYQQKKSAIDRAFNQRYDKALDVIERLALEKEVALYRDASNIAFTPMSEGKALDEAEFAQLPEADRERFHDDISGLEERLNEELASLPQWKRESSNQLRHLNEETITLALQPLLSPLSEKYAENAAVCGYLQAMQVYLLKTVVEQLVDDSKTDAVARKLLEEQYAPSLVVGHSSSGGAPVVFEPHPTYENLFGRIEYSTDQGAMYTTYRQLRPGALHRANGGFLILEAEKMLSEPFVWDALKRALQSRKLKMESPLGELGRLATVTLTPQHIPLQVKVVIIGARQLYYTLQDLDPDFQEMFRVLVDFDEDIPMVDESLEQFAQLLKTRTSEEGMAPLTADAVARLATYSARLAEHQGRLSARIGDLFQLVSEADFIRHLAGDEMTDAGHIERALKAKATRTGRVSARILDDMLAGIILIDTDGAAVGKCNGLTVLEVGDSAFGVPARISATVYPGGSGIVDIEREVNLGQPIHSKGVMILTGYLGSRYAQEFPLAISASIALEQSYGYVDGDSASLGEACTLISALSKTPLKQCFAITGSINQFGEVQAVGGVNEKIEGFFRLCEARGLTGEQGAIIPHANVATLMLDEKVLSAVRAGQFHVYAVRQADEALSLLVGEPAGAPDADGQFPEGSVNARVVERLRVIAEMISEEDLKEAEKEAALEALVEAKPA